In the Clostridium gelidum genome, CTTTAACCTTTGTAAAATGAGTATCACATTCTTCGCACATATAATCTAAAATTATTGGTGCATTCTTTGTGATTTCATGACACTTCTTTTCCTTACAATCTAAAATTCTCATAGGATTCTTTTCAAATCTTGTTTTGCAAAGATCACAAAGACCATCATGATTTTCCGCCAAAAATTTCTTTAAAGCTTCATTATACTTTGGTCTACAATTTGGACAACCTAAATTATTTATATTTAAGCTTAAGCTCTTTAATCCTAATTTTTTCAAGGTATCCATAGCTACTGCTATAACTTCTGCATCCATTGAAGGTTCTTTAGATCCGAAAACTTCTAATCCACATTGATGGAATTGTCTAAGCCTTCCTTTTTGAACATTTTCATATCTAAAAGCTGGTGTTATATAATATAACTTTGTAGGTTGTGCTTCATTAAATAATCTATTTTCTATAAAAGCTCTAACTACAGAAGCCGTTCCTTCTGGCTTTAATGTTATACTTCTATCACCTTTGTCATTAAAAGTATACATTTCTTTTTGAACTATATCAGTTGTATCTCCAACTCCTCTTAAAAATAAGTCTGTATGTTCGAACATTGGGGTTCTAACTTCTCTAATTCCATAAGTCTTAGCAATATCTCTAAATACGCTTTCTATGTACTGCCACTTGTATGCATCTTGTGGTAACATATCTTTCGTACCTTTAGGTGCTTGGATTTCCATTGCCATTTTATCTCCTCCTTTTTATGCATAAAGTCACTAGTTACTAATATAAAGTATCCAGTAAATTTTTCTTTCTTTCAATCATTTCGTCAATTCTTGATATGTACTCGTGAAGATCCTTTAAATTAGGGAATCTCTCAAGTCTATCTTCTTCTAGAAATATTACTTTACTTACAGCAGCTGCGCCTAGTGCAATTGTTGTTTGTCTTTCTTCAATCATTTGAATGTTATAAATACATTCTTTGCCTTCTTTAGCATACCCCAAATTCTCCAAATTTCCAACCATATTTTTTTGTCTATACATATAATATGGTAAAAGTCCCAAACTTTCTGCTAAATTCCTGCTTTCTTCGTACATTTTTATAATTTCTTCTTGAGGTGTCATTTGCATTCCTTTTTTTAGAATAAACTCTTCATACATTCTAGAACCCCTTTTAAGTGCTAATCCATGTACTGTAATACTGTCTGGTTTTAATTTTATTAATTCATTTTTAGTATGTATCATATCCTCATGATCTTCACCCGGAAGACCTATTATTATATCCATATTAATATCATCAAAACCAAGTTCTCTTGCCATCTTAAACTTTTCTTTAATATCCTCTGAAGAATGAGTTCTTCCTATTAAGTTCAAAGTTTTATCATTCATAGTTTGGGGATTAATACTTATTCTGTTTACTTTACAATCTTTCATAGTTTGTAATTTATTATAGGTTAAAGTATCTGGTCTTCCACATTCAACGGTAAATTCTTCAACATTATTATATTTAATAAAATTGTCATAGATTTCATTCATTAGCATCATGAATTCTTTATCATTAACTGCCGTTGGAGTGCCTCCACCAAAATATACAGATTCAATGTTAAGATTTTTCTCCTTAATATATTCACTTATACCTCTTATTTCCTTTATCAATGCTTCTAAATATGGCATTACCATTTTTTTATGAACACCTATAGGATTAGATGTAAACGAACAATAAAGACATTTAGTTGGACAAAATGCCATTCCAATATAAATTGCAATATTATTCTTATCTCTATTGACTATTTTTTCTTCAGCCTTTGCCACATCTATACATAATTTTGCTTTATCT is a window encoding:
- the hisS gene encoding histidine--tRNA ligase, with amino-acid sequence MAMEIQAPKGTKDMLPQDAYKWQYIESVFRDIAKTYGIREVRTPMFEHTDLFLRGVGDTTDIVQKEMYTFNDKGDRSITLKPEGTASVVRAFIENRLFNEAQPTKLYYITPAFRYENVQKGRLRQFHQCGLEVFGSKEPSMDAEVIAVAMDTLKKLGLKSLSLNINNLGCPNCRPKYNEALKKFLAENHDGLCDLCKTRFEKNPMRILDCKEKKCHEITKNAPIILDYMCEECDTHFTKVKEYLDMLEISYEIDPGIVRGLDYYTKTIFEILTSDFTVCGGGRYDKLIEELGGPDMPAVGFAIGIERLIMTLEKEGIEIPNENLFDLYIGARGEEGSKCAFKLASSLRTLGVKCETNHMGRSIKAEMKFANKLGAAFTTILGEDELTSKKVNLKRMSDGEIFEASLDNIEVIAKIVR
- a CDS encoding coproporphyrinogen III oxidase is translated as MEIKVNLNNLKFRYEVYQLFNVYYPMKEIKFLEKEEADYIFYIDEEILRFEYKDYCKEESLGEDIKNSLRRFLFLCLKDITHDVYPWGILIGIRPSKIALKLIKEGNTEEEVIEIFRERYLAHTDKAKLCIDVAKAEEKIVNRDKNNIAIYIGMAFCPTKCLYCSFTSNPIGVHKKMVMPYLEALIKEIRGISEYIKEKNLNIESVYFGGGTPTAVNDKEFMMLMNEIYDNFIKYNNVEEFTVECGRPDTLTYNKLQTMKDCKVNRISINPQTMNDKTLNLIGRTHSSEDIKEKFKMARELGFDDINMDIIIGLPGEDHEDMIHTKNELIKLKPDSITVHGLALKRGSRMYEEFILKKGMQMTPQEEIIKMYEESRNLAESLGLLPYYMYRQKNMVGNLENLGYAKEGKECIYNIQMIEERQTTIALGAAAVSKVIFLEEDRLERFPNLKDLHEYISRIDEMIERKKNLLDTLY